From Coturnix japonica isolate 7356 chromosome 1, Coturnix japonica 2.1, whole genome shotgun sequence, the proteins below share one genomic window:
- the NTF3 gene encoding neurotrophin-3 → MVTPTTILQVNKVMSILFYVIFLTYLRGIQSTNMDQRSLPEDSMNSLILKLIRADILKNRLSKQMIDVKENNQNIVQKVEDHQEMDGDENVKSDFQPVISMDTDLLRQQRRYSSPRVLLSDNTPLEPPPLYLTEDYVGNSVVLNITSRRKRYAEHKSHRGEYSVCDSESLWVTDKSSAIDIRGHQVTVLGEIKTGNSPVKQYFYETRCKEAKPVKNGCRGIDDKHWNSQCKTSQTYVRALTSENNKLVGWRWIRIDTSCVCALSRKIGRT, encoded by the coding sequence ATCTTACAGGTGAACAAGGTGATGTCCATCTTGTTTTATGTGATATTTCTTACATATCTTCGTGGCATTCAGTCAACCAATATGGATCAAAGGAGTTTGCCAGAAGATTCAATGAATTCTCTCATTCTTAAACTAATTCGGGCAGACATTTTGAAAAACAGGCTTTCCAAGCAGATGATAGATGTCAaggaaaacaatcaaaacataGTGCAGAAAGTAGAGGACCACCAGGAGATGGATGgagatgaaaatgtgaaatcagACTTTCAGCCAGTTATTTCAATGGATACAGACCTTCTAAGGCAGCAGAGACGCTACAGCTCTCCTCGAGTTCTCCTGAGTGATAACACACCACTGGAACCACCACCACTGTACCTCACGGAGGATTATGTTGGAAATTCAGTGGTATTAAACATTACCTCTCGGAGGAAAAGGTATGCAGAGCACAAGAGCCACCGAGGGGAATATTCTGTTTGTGACAGTGAAAGCTTATGGGTCACGGACAAATCATCTGCTATTGACATTAGAGGACACCAGGTAACTGTACTAGGAGAAATCAAAACAGGCAACTCTCCAGTTAAGCAATATTTTTATGAAACAAGGTGTAAAGAAGCCAAACCTGTTAAAAATGGCTGCCGAGGCATTGATGACAAGCACTGGAACTCCCAATGCAAGACATCCCAAACTTATGTTAGAGCactgacttcagaaaacaataaaCTTGTAGGCTGGAGATGGATAAGAATAGACACctcctgtgtgtgtgcattgtcaagaaaaataggaagaacATAA